A single region of the Thermoanaerobacterium aotearoense genome encodes:
- a CDS encoding YggS family pyridoxal phosphate-dependent enzyme codes for MDIRYNIDEVKENVKKHALKVNRNPDDILIVAVTKTVDVSRIEEAIKYGITDIGENKVQELEDKYPALMDKVQFHFIGHLQTNKVKYIIDKVKMIHSLDSVRLAEEIDKRAKKCNRIMDCLIEVNVGSEESKYGIEPSNLLEFIKELDSFENLKIKGLMTVAPYVEAEDVRPYFRKMKQLFDIAKSLNQRNLDFKYLSMGMTNDYTVAVEEGANIIRIGTGIFGKRLYDMEVK; via the coding sequence ATGGATATACGTTATAATATTGATGAAGTAAAAGAAAATGTTAAGAAGCATGCATTAAAAGTTAACAGAAATCCTGACGATATATTAATTGTGGCAGTGACTAAAACCGTCGATGTATCAAGAATAGAAGAAGCAATAAAATACGGCATTACGGATATTGGAGAAAACAAAGTACAAGAGTTAGAAGACAAATATCCAGCATTGATGGATAAGGTTCAGTTCCATTTTATAGGTCATCTTCAAACAAATAAGGTAAAATACATAATAGATAAAGTGAAGATGATCCATTCGCTTGATAGCGTACGCCTTGCAGAAGAAATAGATAAAAGAGCCAAAAAGTGCAATAGGATTATGGACTGCTTGATCGAGGTAAATGTAGGCTCAGAAGAATCAAAGTATGGAATTGAACCGTCAAACTTATTGGAATTCATAAAGGAGCTTGACAGCTTTGAGAACTTGAAAATAAAAGGTTTGATGACGGTGGCACCTTATGTAGAGGCTGAAGATGTAAGGCCTTATTTTAGAAAAATGAAGCAATTATTTGATATCGCTAAGTCTTTAAATCAAAGAAATTTAGATTTTAAGTATTTATCTATGGGTATGACAAATGATTACACTGTTGCTGTTGAAGAAGGTGCCAACATCATACGTATAGGTACAGGAATTTTTGGGAAAAGATTATATGATATGGAGGTAAAATAA
- a CDS encoding TM1266 family iron-only hydrogenase system putative regulator, with the protein MRNRLAVIGILVQNRELASEKVNHILSEYADIIVGRMGIPYKERNVSIISLIVDGTTDDIGALTGKLGSIEGVKVRSAITT; encoded by the coding sequence ATGAGGAATAGACTTGCTGTAATCGGAATCTTAGTCCAAAATAGAGAGTTGGCGTCTGAAAAAGTCAATCATATTTTAAGCGAATATGCCGATATCATAGTGGGCAGAATGGGTATTCCATATAAAGAAAGAAATGTGTCAATCATCTCGCTGATTGTCGACGGTACGACGGATGACATCGGTGCTTTAACTGGCAAGCTTGGCAGCATTGAAGGTGTAAAAGTAAGGTCTGCCATTACAACGTAA
- a CDS encoding cell division protein SepF: MAVKVIEKLMNFFGFDEQEDEVNVEKVENEVPFSQKPKIVNIHTQSQIKVIILKPDSFEQAQTILENIKNKKPIIIDLQNMERNDAQRLIDFLSGAVFALNGEIKKIANSIFLIVPDNFDIAGDIQDEVDSMFNLK, from the coding sequence ATGGCTGTAAAAGTGATTGAAAAGCTTATGAATTTTTTTGGATTTGATGAGCAGGAAGACGAAGTGAACGTTGAAAAAGTTGAAAACGAAGTGCCTTTTAGCCAAAAGCCCAAAATAGTGAATATACATACACAATCACAGATAAAAGTTATTATTTTGAAGCCAGATAGTTTTGAACAGGCGCAGACAATCCTTGAAAACATAAAAAACAAAAAGCCTATAATTATTGATCTTCAAAATATGGAAAGAAATGATGCTCAAAGGCTCATAGACTTTTTAAGCGGCGCTGTTTTTGCGTTAAATGGGGAAATTAAGAAAATTGCCAATAGCATATTTTTAATTGTGCCGGACAATTTTGATATTGCTGGCGATATACAAGATGAAGTCGATTCAATGTTCAATTTAAAGTAA
- a CDS encoding RNA-binding protein — MEYSTARLSDIINWVQKNRRDRFTDFLSMKDQKILLKLIAKHDDIDCRFDGGFKEAERKIACIYPSLLPIYDGEHFNVIKGIRINGDLTKLSHRDVLGSLLGLGIKREKIGDIIKRQEICDVIVHNDIADYVLMNLKKVGREKVIVSSIDLDEVIEPVIEYEDIKTTVASIRLDSIVASGFKISRTKASEMIKAGLTEVNWETNMSPSFEVKEGDIMSLRGYGRIKLQEVLGTSRKGRVYVHILKYK; from the coding sequence ATGGAATACAGTACTGCAAGACTTAGTGACATAATAAACTGGGTACAAAAAAATAGGCGCGATAGATTTACAGATTTTCTTAGCATGAAAGATCAGAAAATACTGCTAAAGTTGATTGCAAAACATGACGATATAGATTGTAGATTTGATGGTGGATTTAAGGAGGCTGAAAGAAAGATAGCCTGTATATATCCGTCGCTTTTACCGATTTATGATGGTGAACATTTTAATGTAATAAAGGGGATAAGGATAAATGGCGACTTAACGAAGTTGTCACATAGAGATGTGTTAGGTTCACTGTTAGGATTAGGTATAAAAAGAGAAAAAATTGGTGATATAATTAAAAGACAGGAAATCTGTGATGTAATAGTGCATAATGATATAGCCGATTATGTTTTGATGAATTTGAAAAAGGTAGGCAGAGAGAAGGTTATTGTTAGTTCGATTGACTTAGATGAGGTTATAGAGCCTGTAATAGAGTACGAGGACATTAAAACGACCGTTGCATCTATAAGGCTTGACAGCATAGTCGCATCAGGATTTAAAATATCCAGGACAAAGGCTTCCGAAATGATAAAAGCTGGACTTACTGAAGTGAATTGGGAGACAAATATGTCGCCTTCATTTGAGGTAAAGGAAGGGGACATCATGTCTTTAAGAGGCTATGGAAGGATCAAACTCCAAGAAGTTTTGGGCACATCGAGAAAAGGCAGGGTATATGTTCATATTTTAAAATACAAATAA
- a CDS encoding YggT family protein: protein MTTNYALILTLNYFFEIVNWLIVIRVVLSLLRMENMGNPISRFVIIVTEPILDPFRRLQFKSSIGRNMMIDFSPILAMLAIQYVIRPILLSLISLI, encoded by the coding sequence TTGACGACAAACTATGCTTTGATCTTAACATTAAACTACTTTTTTGAGATCGTAAATTGGCTTATTGTAATAAGGGTGGTATTATCACTTTTGAGAATGGAGAATATGGGAAACCCTATATCGCGATTCGTCATCATCGTTACAGAGCCTATTTTGGATCCTTTCAGGAGATTGCAATTTAAGTCATCTATTGGAAGGAATATGATGATAGATTTTTCGCCTATCCTTGCCATGTTGGCTATCCAATATGTGATAAGACCAATATTATTAAGCTTAATATCGTTAATATAA
- a CDS encoding DivIVA domain-containing protein, with amino-acid sequence MLTPMDIHNKEFKRSFRGYNENEVDEFLDKVMEDYELLYKENSDLKDRVNILNDKLQNYTDIEKTLNNTLVVAQKSAEDLKLNAKKEADLIIQQAQQEAEKIMQKANQEVVRIRAELENQRKKLNVFKAKFKTLLEGELEAILSIDDREFFDDENDVRNDEE; translated from the coding sequence ATGTTAACACCGATGGACATACACAACAAGGAGTTTAAGCGTTCATTTAGAGGCTACAATGAAAATGAAGTTGACGAGTTTTTGGACAAAGTCATGGAAGACTATGAACTGTTGTACAAAGAAAACTCTGATCTAAAGGATAGAGTAAATATATTAAATGATAAATTGCAGAATTATACCGATATAGAGAAAACGCTAAATAATACGCTGGTGGTTGCTCAAAAGTCGGCTGAAGATTTAAAGTTAAATGCCAAGAAAGAAGCTGATTTGATAATACAGCAAGCGCAACAAGAAGCAGAAAAAATAATGCAGAAAGCCAATCAAGAAGTAGTAAGGATTAGAGCAGAGCTTGAAAATCAAAGGAAAAAATTGAATGTGTTTAAGGCTAAATTCAAAACACTCCTTGAAGGAGAGCTTGAAGCTATATTATCTATAGACGACAGAGAATTTTTTGATGATGAGAACGATGTGAGAAATGATGAGGAATAG